From a region of the Globicephala melas chromosome 19, mGloMel1.2, whole genome shotgun sequence genome:
- the ZNF575 gene encoding zinc finger protein 575: MLERDAESVARGTDPSPTGKEPVTKGEAPYQGSPQKPSQLVPGPATSAGAPSRPRRRPPPQRPHRCPDCDKAFSYPSKLATHRLAHGGARPHPCPDCPKAFSYPSKLAAHRLTHSGARPHPCPHCPKAFGHRSKLAAHLWTHAPTRPYPCPDCPKSFCYPSKLAAHRHTHHATDARPYPCPHCPKAFSFPSKLAAHRLCHDPPTAPGSQVTARHRCSSCGQAFGQRRLLLLHQRSRHQAESPGERE; this comes from the exons ATGCTGGAGCGGGACGCTGAGTCTGTGGCCCGGGGCACCGATCCTAGTCCCACTGGCAAGGAGCCTGTGACCAAAGGAGAAG CTCCCTACCAGGGCTCGCCGCAGAAGCCCAGCCAGTTGGTTCCAGGGCCCGCCACGTCTGCGGGGGCGCCTTCCCGACCCCGCCGGCGGCCCCCGCCCCAGCGCCCGCACCGCTGCCCCGACTGTGACAAGGCCTTCTCGTACCCGTCCAAGCTGGCCACGCACCGGTTGGCACACGGCGGCGCCCGCCCCCACCCATGCCCCGACTGCCCCAAGGCCTTCTCCTACCCCTCCAAGCTGGCAGCCCACCGCCTCACGCACAGCGGCGCCCGTCCGCACCCGTGCCCGCACTGCCCAAAGGCCTTCGGCCACCGCTCCAAGCTGGCAGCCCACCTCTGGACCCACGCGCCCACCCGCCCCTACCCGTGCCCCGACTGCCCCAAGTCCTTCTGCTACCCCTCCAAGCTGGCGGCCCACCGCCATACGCACCATGCCACGGACGCCCGTCCCTATCCTTGCCCGCACTGCCCCAAGGCTTTTTCATTCCCCTCCAAACTGGCCGCCCATCGCCTATGTCACGACCCCCCGACGGCACCGGGTAGCCAGGTCACTGCCCGGCATCGCTGCTCCAGCTGCGGCCAGGCGTTTGGCCAGAGACGCCTCCTACTCCTTCACCAACGCAGCCGCCACCAGGCCGAGAGCCCAGGGGAGCGGGAGTGA